The Rhabdothermincola salaria genome segment AGGGCACCACCTCCATCTCCGAGGACGTGGTGGGCAAGATCGCCTCCATCGCCGCCCGCGAGGTCGAGGGGGTCGACTCCCTCGGTGGCGCCCTGTCCGGCGCCCTCGGCAGCGTCGTGGGCCGCATCCGCGGCGACGAGCACAAGCAGTCCGGCGTGGGCGTCGAGGTCGGCACCCGTCAGGCCGCCGTCGACATCTCCATGACGGTCAAGTACCCGGCGTCGATCATGGACGTCACCGGTGCCGTACGCCAGAACGTCATCGACCGCATCGAGGGCATGACCGGCCTCGAGGTCGTCGAG includes the following:
- a CDS encoding Asp23/Gls24 family envelope stress response protein; translated protein: MSDTATQNQPASKPGNSGNSGSLARLETDKGTTSISEDVVGKIASIAAREVEGVDSLGGALSGALGSVVGRIRGDEHKQSGVGVEVGTRQAAVDISMTVKYPASIMDVTGAVRQNVIDRIEGMTGLEVVEVNIAVNDLAFSGGDQDQNSGRVE